The window GGAACATGAGCGACATGCAGGCGGAGATTCCGACGAGGCAATACAACCCGGGGAAACCCTGCAAAAAAACGGTTCCCAGCGACAACGCCATGCCGCCCAGCGCGAGCGTTCCGAGCAACAGCCCCGGGCTGACGTATCGCAGAAAAAACGTGCAAATGAACCGACTAGTCACGAAGATGACCATGGCCGCTATGTTGTAGCCTTGCGCCTCCGAGGCGCTGAGTCCCAACAGCGTCATGCCGTAGTGGATGATGAACGTCCAGCACATGATTTGGGCGCCGACGTACGCCGTCTGGGCGACGACCCCCCCGACGTAGCGGAAATGCATCAGGTTCTTCAGCACTTGCAGCGGATGGATGTCCTCCTCGGGATGGCCCGTGGCGGGCAGGCGAGAAACTATGAACAACGCCATCACTCCCAATACGACCAAGCCGAGGACGATGTAAGGAACGCGGATCGTCGCGAGATCGTTTTCTTGCAACTGGGAGTAGGCTTCGGGCTCCGACTCGTGGAACTCGACCAGTGCGCCGGTGATCGCTTTGTCCACCTGGGCGGGCGCCATCGTCTTGTACTCGGGGTGCAGCTCCGCCTGCTTCGCGCGAAACTCGTTGACGTCGAGCGCCGGCAAGATCAATTGGCTGGCCACCCACATGCCGACCAGCGAGCCCATGGGGTTGAACGACTGGGCGAGATTCAAGCGACGGGTCGCCGTTTCGATCGGTCCCAGCGAGAGGATATAAGGGTTCGCGCTGGTCTCCAAGAACGCCAAACCGAAGGTGAGTATGTAGTAGGCGATCAGGAACAGATTGAATTCCTTCGCCATGCTGGCGGGGATGAATAACAGCGCCCCGACGGCGTACAACGCGAGGCCGACGACAATGCCCGTCTTGAACGAATACTTGCGAATGATCAGCGCGGCCGGCAGCGCCATCGTGGCGTAACCGCCATAAAATGCGAACTGCACCAGACTGCTCTGGAAGTTGCTCAGAAGGAATATGTCTTTGAACGCCTTCACCATGGGATTGGTGATGTCGTTCGCGAATCCCCACAACGCAAACAGGCTCGTGACGAGAATGAAGGCGTACAGATACGGCCGCGGGACGACCGGCGACGTGACGCCGGCGGCGGGGGATTGGGAGGCGGACATGGCGGCTCGGGCGATGAGGGAGTGGCGAGTACGACAAGCAGACGACAGGTGCAAATGAACCGTAAGATCGATCAGCCGGCCGCGGCGCTCCAGCCCCGCGGTCAGAACCCGCGGAGGGCCGTGCTGCTGCGGCCTTCGAGACCTGGTTTGGGGCGACGAGTAAGGACATGGTACTTGATGCCGTGCCGCTCGCAAAAGGTCCGCTTCTCGGGCCGATCGCCGTCTTCGTTCACCGCGTAAACGTCGGGGCGAATCAGGGCGATCTCCGGCTCGGCGTCGAGCCAGCCGTCGCCGCTGGAGACGTAGGCCCGGCGTACGAAGCGAATTGCCCCGGCCATGTACCTCCGTTCCTGTTCGGGAAACAGCGGGTGGTGCGGGCCCTTAAGCTGCCGCACGTTCGCGTCGTGCCCGACGACGACGTGCAACTCGCCCAACTCGGCGACCTCCTCGAAAAACCGCACGTGTCCCGTGTGGAGCCAGTCGTAACAGCCGGTGACGATCACCTTCGACCGCGGGGGAGCGTCCTGCGGGCCGTCGACGTCCGTCGGCTCGGGAAAGCCGGCGAGTTCCGCGTCGCTCAATACGCGGTACTCGCCCCCCGAGGCGCGCACTAGCCGCTCGTCGACGGCATTGGCGGTACGCTCGTCGACGAACCACGCGGCTCCGGGGACGCTCTGATTAACGGCCAGTTCCGCTTCACGACCGCGATCAGCCGCCGCGAGCGGCTGGACCTGCGCGACGAACCGCACCGATTCGACGAAGTAGCGTCGCTCGGGCAGAGGAAACTTCGGCTCGGCGCCCGTCGCGGCCCGAACAACGTCGTCGTCCCACAATTGCACGCAGACCGGCCCCGTTCGGGCCGCTTCCTGCAGCAAACGGATGTGACGCGATCGGAGGTCGTCGAAGCTGGCCGAGACGTAGACCGGTTTCATAGCGAGAACGATCCAAGATACTGGGAAAGGTTTCGCCACGGAGGCGCCGAGCGACCAGCGAGAATGAACATGGGAGCCTCCGCCTCAATCCATGCCAGAACGAAGTTGCGAGTCAGTTCCGCAAGCGGTGGACTTGGCACTTGGAATCGATCTGGCCTCCGTGGCGCTACGGCGAGGACCATCAACAGCGCACATCGACGTGAAACGCCCCCGGGACGGGGTCTTCGCTGAGTACGAACAGATATCCGCCGCCGCAACCAGAGTACATGGCGCCCGGGTAGCGGGACTGATAGTGGGCGAGGATTCCCAGAAGATCGAGCGTGATCGTTCGGTGCCGCACCGTGCCGGGGAGCAGCGCCCCCCACGCCCGCATGCACTCGTTCGCTGCGGCGCCCAGCGCCCCGACGTCGCGGGCGAGGATTGCGTCGTAACAGTCGCGTCCCGAGCGGCCGAGCCGCTCGACCCATGCCGGGTCGATGGATTTCTCCTCGAGCGGGTTGTACCCCGGCGGCCGCGGCGCGACGGCGATCACGTTGACCACTTGCTCGAGCCACGCGCACGTTTCGGGATCGCAGTGCGACTCGATGCGGCAGGGAAAGATCCCCCCCTCGTGCTCCGCATCGTAATCGAGCCGGTTTACGCCGGGGTAAACCAGCCCGATCATGTCCTGCGAGCCGGAGGGTTCGTCCTTCCCCGCGTTCTCCGCAACATAGAGTTCGCGGACCAACTGGGCCGGGTCCCCGTCGGGGAGCTTGTTCCCCCACAGCGCCCGGGCCTGTTTGCGCGTCCCGGTGGCGATTCCGGCTCGCTCGATGAACGGCATCGTGGGGCGCACGCCGACGACGACCATCGAACCGGGGGGGGAGGGATTCGCGCGCGACACGAACGGCTGGTCGATCCACCCGCCGGCCAGGGCCAGCCGATACGGGACGTCGCCGATCGCGTCGGTCAGTTTCGTGTCAGAGCGATTCATGCCGACTGCAAAATGATGTTGCCGTATTGGGTGGTGTCGCCGGTGCGGATCAGCCCCGTCGCCGCCGGAACGCGGCGTTTGAAGTCGAGGTGCGGTTCAAACGCGATGGGCACGGGGGCCAACAGGTCTGAGTACTCCTCAAGTACGGTCGCGTCGTTCTCGCCCATGAATTCTTGCGCCATCCAGGCCGCGCCGATCACGAAGTTCCCGCGCAACGCCGCCAGCACCTGCCGAACGCGGGGGACGTCGTCCACGAGCGACAGGTCGACCGTCTCGACCCCCGGGAACGACGGGAACCCCCGATCGGCGATGACCAGCGTGTTCGTGTGTCGCACGCGGGCGAGCAAGTGGAGGACGTGGGGATTCAAGATTCCGGTCTTTAACATGGCGTCGAACTTGTTAGTTCTGCAGGGGGAGTTCGCCTCTTTCCTGTCGGCTCAGTTCTTTTCGAATCACATTGAATAGATCCTTGTCATCCGTGGTCAAGAACCAGACCTACCCAGTTCAGCGGACGATTGTATAAAACGCCCCGACCAAGACCGCCACGGCGACCCAGCCGGCCAGGAACCCCGCGACCGACAGCCGGGACGGTCGCAGGATCTCGAGTCCCCACGCGTCGATCAACACGCGGCGCGGGGCCGGCGTCACGCTTGCGGGAAGTCGGCAATTGTGCGCCGGCGGTTCGTCGGGCGCCACGGGGGTGCGGATCAACTCGTAGAACTGAGTCAGCTTCTCGGCGGCGACCGGCTTGGTGAGCAGGCTGACGACGATCCCGGCGACGGTCGCGGCTGCTGTGTAGAACATGACGACCCACGGCTCGCTGATTGCGAGCGAGGCGCCTTCTTTCCCCGTGGCGAGCAGGCCCCACGGTTCAGCGACGCTCCATACGGCGACATGCGCGGCCAGTTGCGGTCGAGTCGCCAGCCACCACGCGGCGAACCCGGCGAGCGTCGCCGCCCACGCCCCCGCCACGGTCGTTCGCCGCCAGAACAGCCCCAGCCAGAACGCGATCCCCATCATCGGGGCGATCCTCAGCCAAATGTCGAGCGCCTCCTTCACCCCCGGGACCCAGAACGCGAACGCCAGTCCCCCGGCGACCACCGCCAGCGAGGTCACGCGGCCGACAGTGAGATAGTGCCCTTCACTGCGTCCGAGGGCCAGCGGCTTGTACACGTTCGTCGTGAACAACCCCGCCGAGGAGATCATGAACGCGTCGCAGGAGCTCATCGCGGACGCCAAGAGCGACGCGATGAACAATCCCAACAACCCCGGCGCCAGTCGCGGCAGAAACCAGTTGGCAAGATCTCCGTAGACGTGATCGGGTTTGACTTCGTCCAGCGGGACTCCGCGGTTCATATACCACGCCACCGCGGCCAGCGCCGTGATGCACCACGCCATCGTGCAAAGTCGCTTCACGAGATTGCCGACCATGAATCCGACACGACCGTCCATTTCCGTGCGACCCGCGGCGCAAACACCCATGATGAACGGCTGAGCGACGATTCCGATCAGCGCCTGGAGGGCGTAGGCCGCGACGAAAAACGCGCTGATCTCCCCCGGAACGACCAACCGCAGCAGATCGGGATTGGAGATCGTCTCCTTGGCGCCCGCCAGTCCGCCGACCTCGCTCAGAACGAACGGCAGCAGCATGAACGAAAACGCCAAGGTGAGAATCCCTTGCACGTAGTCAGTGATGATCGCCGCCGCCAACCCCCCCGCGGCGCCATAGGCGACGAACAGCACGGTGACGGTCCAGATCGCCTTGTCCGCCGGGTAGGCGCCCCCCGTGGAGGCCTCGATGAGGGCCCCGGCGCCCTTGAGCATCAGGCCGATCTTCACTGACAGCCCGACGATTCCCACGACGGCGAACAACGCCCCGACGCTGCGATCGAACCGCAGCGTGTAGGCGTCGGCGGTCGTGGTGGCCCGCAGGCGGCGCATCACCGGGGCGATGAGCCAGTAGAACGGGGTCGCGGGAAGCCACAGCCACTGCCACCAGATGCCGGACAGGCCGTGCTGAAACGTCGTCGAGGCGACGGTCACAGCCTGATCGGCGGCGGTGCCCGTGCCGAAGGCGTTGAAGATCATCATCCCCTTGCCGAACGACCGGGGCATGAAGAAGTCGCCCGACGTCTTCACCCGCCGTGCAGTCCACGCTCCCAGCACGGTGATGCCTACCAGGTACAGTGCGATCAACAGCTTGTCGAGCAGATGCAGCTCGCTCATGGCCGGGGGGCTCCGTCCGGCTGGTTGGATCGCTCTGTTTCTGCCGCTTCTTCTGCGAGATACTCCTGGTAAGCGGCGGCGAGTTCGGACGCGTCGCTGCGACCGTCGTGCACCAGCACGCCGAATCGCAGCCGCAGCGGATGAGCAGCGCTCGCTTCGATGCGGCTCGGCTCGCCCTGCTTGAACGCTTGGCGCCCGAACGGGTTCGCCACCAGCAGCCCGTAGTCGCGGGCGTGGAACCAGCTTGGGCGAACGTTGTCAGGATGGCAGAAGATCGCGATCCCCGCGGGCGCTCCGGCGACGTCGCCGCTGAAGTCGCACCAGGGAGAAGCTTTCCCCCACACCTCGGCGCCCCCCGCCCGCCCCGCGGCGTCGAGAATGCGCCCGTTTCCCGCGGGGATGGCGCCCCGACGCTGCCGCTCGGACCGCATTTCGGTGGCGACGCGCACGCCCAGCCCCATCTCCTCTTGGTCGCCGAAGATGCATGGCTTGTCGGCAGTGAACAGCGAGTCCCACAGCAGCAGCCAACCCGACGGTCGCACGAGGATCGTCGCGCGAAACTCCTCCGCGCAGACGGTCTGCTCGGGAGAGTTCTGGTCGGCGTAACGGAACTTCGCGGACAATTCGCCGCGACCCGCGCCTCCCGCGGTCCGCATGGATCCGACGATCAGTTCGACCGCGGCCTTGTTCCGCCAGGAATCCGACCCGCTCACGTCGCCGAACGCCAACCACAACCCGGGGTGAAACGTCGGGTGGTCGGCCAGATCGTGTTGGGGATCGGGGGGGAGCCGGCGCGTCACCTCGACCCCCGCAGGGGTGCGAAGCCGAGCGAAGAAAGGGCGGGTGATTTCATCGTCGCGGTAGGAATACTCGGCGATCTGTCGTCCGTCGACCGACACGGCGACCGTTCCGGCGCCATCGTCCGACAACGAAACCTGTTCTCCTGCCGGCGCGGCCGCCTGGGCGATTGTCTCGGCGAGGAGAACAACTGCGAGCAGCCCCGGGCGCCGGGCGACATAGCGAATCGCGTTCAAGTGGCCGCCCCTTCGGGAATCGCCCAGTGACCCTCGGCCCGATACTGACGGCGGGCCAGTGCGTTTGCCTCGGCGTCTTCCAGGATGGCGCCGGTCGACGGATCGATTGCCAGCGTCCGTCCGACTCGCAGAGCGATGTTCGCGTAGTGAACCGGCGCCACGCTGGCGACGCCGACCGGGATCGGCGCATTGAGCGACTTTCCGTTGCGGATCGCCTCGATGAAGTTGTCGAGATGCGGGAACCCCGCTTCCCCCTCGGGACGGATTTCTTGCACGAGTTTGTTGTCGTCGTCGGTGATCCGCAGCTTGCCCCGTTTGCTGAGGAACATCTGCCCCTGCGTGCCGTAAAATTCGACGCCGCTGTCGCAATTCAGGGGGTAGTTCTTCGACCAGAGCCGCATCTCGAAGACCAACTGCTTCGGCTGCCCGGTTGTTTGGGCGCCAGCGTACTCGAACGTACAGGTCGCCGTATCGGGAAACTGTTGATCGTCGTTGAAGCGGTACTTCCCCCCCAGGGCCGCGACCCGCGTCGGGGGCCCCGCGACTCCAAGACCCCACTGGGCGTAGTCCAGCTCGTGCGCCCCGTCGTTGCCGACGTCGCCGGTGCCGAAGTTATGCCACCAATGCCAATGCGTGTGAAATCGATTCTCCTGAAACGGCATGAACTCCGCGGGCCCGACCCACAGGTCGTAATCGACGCCCGGCGGCGGAATCGCGGGGCTCTTGCGGCCGATGTCATCGCGACGCTGGACGTTCCAGGCCCGCGCGACGAGGACCTCGCCGATGACCCCTTCGTGCAACTGCTGGATTGCATCGCGCGTGAACGGGCGACTCCGCTGCTGCGTGCCGTGTTGAATGACGACCCCCGTGCGACGGGCGGTCTCGAGCAGCAACTCCCCTTCGCGGAGGTTGTGACAGCACGGTTTCTCCAAATAGACGTGCTTCCCCGCGTTCGCGGCGAGAATGGCGGCCGGGGCGTGCCAGTGGTCGGGGGCGGCGACGATCACGCCGTCGACGGCAGGATCGTCGAGCAGCCGTCGCAAATCGGCGACGGCCCTCTCCGCCGGGACATTGTTGGCCTTGGCCGCGGCGGCGAGCCGCGCCGCGTCGGGATCGCACACATAAGCGACTCGCCCCGTGAACGCCCGGGCGCGGACCCCGCAGCCGATGAGCGCCAGCCTCGGCTCGTCGCGCAGCGGGGCGGCGCTCCGCGCGATGCGCGGGATCGCAGCCAGCGAGGCGGTCGTCGCCAGGGACTTCAGCACGGTGCGGCGGTCGGGCGTGGTCATGATGCGGATCCTTGTTGCGATCTCGCCGAGCGGCGTCTCGCCACAGCCTCGATCGCCGCGATGATCGCCGAGTTGTCGGCGTCGCTCAGCCCTTGCTCCTCGCCGGCGACAAGCAACTCGCGATGGAGCGAGCTGACCGGCAGATCCAGCCCGGCGCGACGACCTTCGGCCAAGATCAAGTCGACGTCCTTGCGGTGCTGAGCCAAACGGGCCTCGACGGCGAAATCCCGCTCGACCATCTTGCGGCCCTTCACGTCCATGACCGCCGAGCGACTGTTGCTGTTCTTAAGCACCTCCAGCGCCGCGGACGGATCGAGACCCGCCCCCTCGGCCAGCAGCAGTCCCTCGGCCAGCGCGACGCGGTTGAGTCCCAGGATGAGGTTGTTGACCAGTTTCATCCGCGCCGCCGCGCCCCAGGGCCCGACGTGAAATCGCCGCGGCGCGATCGCGTCCAACAGGTCGGCGTTCGCATCGATCGCCGAGCGTTCGCCGCCCAGGATCGCCAGCGCTTCGCCGCGGCGGGTCTGTTCGCTCGAAGCGGCGATCGGCGTTTCGAGATACGATATCCCCTGCTCGGCGAGTCGGGCGCCGAGCGCCGCGGTTTCATTTGGCTCGCCGGTCGTCGTGTCAATGATTGCCTGCCCGCGGCGGAGGTCCGTCTCCATCTGTGCGAGCAGCTCGACGACATGTTCCGTGCGGTACAGGCAGACGACCGCTCGACTGCACTCGGCCAGCGGGCGATCGGACCAGCGGGCCCCGCGCGCCACCAAGGGTTCGGCTTTCTCGCGGGTTCGGTTGTAAACGACCACTTCGAACCCCGCCCCCAACAACCGTTCAGCCAGTGCCGTGCCCAACAGGCCCAGCCCGATCATTGCGACGCTGCCGTTGCGGGGGTCGTTCACGTCACGCTCTCATGGTCGGATGAGCAGGAAAGGCAACCCCAAAGGCGCAAGTGCCGCCGTTGATTCGGGCTCGCTCTGCGTCGAGTCCTTCGTGCCCTTATGGTCTCTCACGCCGAAGGGATCTCTAACTCGCCAGGGTTCCGCAGATGCTCACCTCCAACCCCAACTCCGCTGCCAGGGACGCCTTGGCGAGCATCGCGCGGTCGGCCGCATCGGCGTCCGTGGCGTAGGCAACCTGGATGTGATTGCTCTTGTGGCGGGCCATCATCTGGTCGCGAGTAACGCCGTACGTCACCGCGTGCATGATCGGCCATTGAGAGGTCGTATCACGCCAGCGGCGCTCGGTCTCTTCCAGCGGAAGTTCAATGGCCTTGCCGCGGCCGAGGTCCATCTTCAACCGGCTCTCTTCAACGTAAATTCGCGACCAGACGATCTCTCCCGGCTTGGAGATCCCCTTGATCGTTCCGCCGCCGTTGGGGAAGTACATCGCGGGTTGGCGCTCGCTGGTCGCCCCTTTCCAACCTCCGGCGAAGTGTTCGGGGGGGACGCTGCCGCTGATTTCAAACACCCAGACGTACTCGTCGGTTGTCCCTGACCGGTCCCGATCGCCCCACCGCAGGTCGTGCAGCGTGTTCTCCACGGGCTGCCCCATGGCGCGATGGAGGCGGTACGTCAACAGCCCGTCGAGCCCCGCGCATTCATCGACCTCGTTGAAGTGCGGCAGCGGCTGGTTTTCGTACAGTACGCGCTTCCCGTCGCGGCTCCGCACGGGCGGCCGGGCCGAATTATTGAGCGTCCCCTCAACCAAGTCGCTCGCGGGAAGCAGGTCTTTGAGCCCCTGTTGGTACTGAATGCCAATGCAGTCGCAACCAAAATCGTCGGCGATCCGCACTGCGGCGACGTACATCTTGCACTGCAGGCGAATCTGCTCGTCGGTCAGGTGCTCGGCGTGATTGGGGCCTGTTTGGAATCGCATTCCGGCGTCTTCCATCCACATCCGCACCGCGTCGGCTTCGGCGTCGCCGACCTGGGTCGTTTCGTAGTACAGAGCCGATTGGCTCAGCCGCTCCTTGAACACGCCAGTGGGGTTGAGCAGGTGATCGGGGATGATCGCGTTGAACATCCCCATGCAGCCTTCGTCGAATACGCCCATGATCGCCTTGTTCCTGCGCAGGTCGGCGGCCAGCGATTGAGCCAGTTGCCGCTCGGCGTCGCCGACGCTGACGGCCGACAGCGGCCGCACGTGCGAGAGATCGTGCTCGACTCCGCGCCCCTCGAGCCAGTCGGCGAGCTTCTGCCGGAACCCAGCTTCGGCGAAGTCGTCGGCCCACAGCGTTGCGTACGGGACCCCCGCCTTGGTCAGCGAGCCGTTCAAATTGAGCATTCCCACCAGCCCCGGCCACGTCCCCGACCAGTTGGCGAGCGTCAGGATCGGCCCGCGGTGCGTGATCAGTCCCCCTAGCAGGTGATGCGAGTACTGCCACACCGCTTCAGCGACGATCAGCGGCGCCGCGGGGTCGAGTTGCCGGAACACGGCGAGCCCCTCTTTTTGCGAGCCGATGAACCCGTGCCGCTCAGCCTCCTTGTAAGGGTGCGCCCGCACGACGGTCCATCCAGCCGCGGCGACCGCCTCGGCGATCGCCTGCTCCATGGCGTGCTGAGCGGCCCAGCAGTTTTGATTGGCCGACAGACGCAGGTCGCCGTTGGCCATCAGGTAGACGTGACGGGGCGGCAAGGCCGCCGGCTCAGCAGCCGCGGGAAGTTCGTATGTCATGGCTCGCTGACATGGGGAGAGAAGGACGGATCACGGACAAGCAGCAGGCAATCCCAGGCAGCTGGCAATCCGCCGAATGGATTGCCTCGGAAGCCCCGATTATGCCTGCGCGAAGCCGACCTGTTAATACGCTGAAGCGCCCTGCAAGTGCAGGTTCTCCGGGCTATTCGCCAAGCTAACCCGTGACGGTTGCAGACGGCCGACCGTTTTCTGCAAAGCAGCGGGGGAACCTGCTTCTCCCCGTTCTCTGGCTCTTTAGAATCGAGAGAGGCGACGCGTCGGCCCCATTCGACGAATTTGCGTCCTTCTGCTCCGTACTTGTCCGTTTGCCTTCCTCGTACTGCTGGCTTGCGCCGATGCGTTTATTCCTTCGCCAACTCCTGTTCGCGACCGGGTGGGGGATTGCGGCGCTAGGGCCGACGACTGCGGTCGCTGCAGAGCCAGTGGAGTTTGATCGGCAGATTCGCCCGATCCTCTCGGACAAGTGTTTTCACTGCCACGGCCCCGACGCGGAGACGCGCGAGGCCGACTTGCGGCTCGACACGCCGCAGGGGCTGCTTGAAAGCGTCGTCTTGCCAGGGGCGCCCGAAGAGAGCGAACTCATTCGCCGGATTTTCAGCGAGGACGAAGACGAACGCATGCCCCCGCCCGAGACCGGGCTCTCGCTTTCCGCGGACGAAAGGGAACGCTTGCGGCAGTGGGTGCTTGCGGGCGCCACGATGACAGCACACTGGGCATTCGAGAACTTGCCGCGCCAGACGCCGCTGCCGGAACTCGCGGATCCAACTCTGGCCGCGTGGGCCAAGCGCGGAATCGACCGTTTCGTCGCAGCCCGATTGGCGAGCGAAGGACTGCAACCGTCGCCCGCGGCGGACCCGCTCCGCTGGTTGCGGCGGTCGTCGTTCGATCTCACCGGGCTCCCCCCCGAGGCGCGCGATATTGAGCGGTTCGAGACTGAACTGGCTCGGCAAGGCGCCGAGGCTGCCTATTCAGCGGCAGTCGACCGGTTCCTCGCCTCGACGGCCTACGGCGAACACATGGCGATCGGCTGGCTCGACGCGGCTCGGTACGCCGACTCGTACGGCTACCAGTCCGACCAGCTCAACTCGCAATGGCCGTGGCGGGACTGGGTCGTCCGGGCGCTGAACGCCAACATGCCATACGACCGGTTTCTCACACTGCAACTGGCCGGCGACCTCGTCGCCACGGCCGACCGGCGCGAGGCGCAGGACAACCAACTCGCGACCGCTTTGAACCGCCTTCACCGCATGACCAACGAAGGGGGCTCGATCCCCGAGGAGTGGTTGCTGGAGAATGCCGCAGATCGAACGAACGTGTTCGGCACGGCGGTGCTCGGGCTCACGCTGGAATGCGCCCGTTGTCATGATCACAAGTACGATCCGATCACGCAGCGCGACTACTTCTCGATCTTGGCGTTCTTCAATGCGATCGACGAAAACGGGCTCTACGACCACGCCTCCAAAGTCCCCGCGCCTTCGCTCCTGCTGTTGGACGACGAGCAACAAGTCGAGTACGACAAGCTCGTCGCCGCTCGCGAAGCCGCCGAGTCAGAGGCGGCGGCGCTCGCGACTCGCTCTCCGCGAGACGAGCATTACCAGGCGTGGCGCTCGACACGGGAATCAGCCATTAAAGCTCCCGCCGAGGATCTTCGCGATTGTGCGGGGCGGTTCGAGTTCGAGGGCGACCTGCAGAAGCTCCGTAATCTGGCGGACCCAGCCCAAGCGGCGATCGAAGCGACCGGCGTCGCTCCCTGCGAAGGTCGTTGCGGGCAAGGGATCGAGTTTGACGGTGATTCCGGAATAGAGTTCCCCGGGTTGCTCGCCGTCGATCACTGGGACCCCTGGACGCTCGACCTTTGGCTTCGCGACGCGGTGCAAGACGAGCGCCCGGTCGTGCTCGCCCACCGCACGTTCGGAACCGACGTGGGTTACAACGGCATGGACGTGATGCTCGAAGGGGGCCGCGTGGCGGTGCGGATCTACCGGGTATGGCCGGGGAACGGATTCGGCGTACAGACGAAGTTGCCGCTGCTGCGCGACCAGTGGCAGCATCTGGCGGTCACCTACGACGGCTCTTGCGGCGCCGAGGGAATCAAGATCTACGTCGCCGGTCGCCCGGTCGACGTCGATGTGTTGCGCGACCGTCGCATCGTCAAATCGGCGGCGACCAAGGCCCACGGCGCGGGCCACTTCGCCCTCGGCGCTCGATTTCGAGACCGCGGATTTCGGGGAGGGAGGATC of the Pirellulales bacterium genome contains:
- a CDS encoding DUF1553 domain-containing protein — translated: MRLFLRQLLFATGWGIAALGPTTAVAAEPVEFDRQIRPILSDKCFHCHGPDAETREADLRLDTPQGLLESVVLPGAPEESELIRRIFSEDEDERMPPPETGLSLSADERERLRQWVLAGATMTAHWAFENLPRQTPLPELADPTLAAWAKRGIDRFVAARLASEGLQPSPAADPLRWLRRSSFDLTGLPPEARDIERFETELARQGAEAAYSAAVDRFLASTAYGEHMAIGWLDAARYADSYGYQSDQLNSQWPWRDWVVRALNANMPYDRFLTLQLAGDLVATADRREAQDNQLATALNRLHRMTNEGGSIPEEWLLENAADRTNVFGTAVLGLTLECARCHDHKYDPITQRDYFSILAFFNAIDENGLYDHASKVPAPSLLLLDDEQQVEYDKLVAAREAAESEAAALATRSPRDEHYQAWRSTRESAIKAPAEDLRDCAGRFEFEGDLQKLRNLADPAQAAIEATGVAPCEGRCGQGIEFDGDSGIEFPGLLAVDHWDPWTLDLWLRDAVQDERPVVLAHRTFGTDVGYNGMDVMLEGGRVAVRIYRVWPGNGFGVQTKLPLLRDQWQHLAVTYDGSCGAEGIKIYVAGRPVDVDVLRDRRIVKSAATKAHGAGHFALGARFRDRGFRGGRIDDLTVFRRALAPLEIAELHDPGSIVAAIASGAHDKQLREYYVAAVDEPLRTAREELRSARRAQAEFEENLQEVAVMAEFIDPQTRQRRVPRTTHVLQRGAYDAPKTAANQVDPDGFQQILPPMPAPRLGESRTRADLADWIADPDHPLTARVFVNRLWANFFGRGLVATPENFGSQGAAPTHPELLDWLARDFVDHGWDVKRLCRQIVLSATYRQDSRADAALRQRDPENLLLARGPGFRLSGEQLRDQALAASGLLVRDLGGAPVSPYQPGEDLWREANAMSPPYQQSVGQALYRRSLYSVWKRTAPLPNMIAFDATTREVCTMSRSRTNTPLQALVLLNDVQFVEAARALAVRVMRQGTGTATDDAAAERRLAKAFLLTTGRPPEERELTLLRELYDEQLAIFTAAPAEDVAGLLKLGEFAPDVPPSPALAAMTVACQAILNLDATIMRR